In bacterium, one DNA window encodes the following:
- a CDS encoding TolC family protein, with translation MNIGHLARAALMAAVCLGAAFPAAAADEPVPATLDLGPGAVIAARPGAAETLDLETCAQRALAGNDLLQAERFRRRELDGQMKQALATGLPTLDASGTWSRGRDPSFALDSSFGGGDSGSALIDSLFGGFSFIPPPEDIPAQTYWRSSLNLSWTLNPIKILGAIGAAGQGIRRQDLALLGVVHQTEQDVVAAYHGVVLAAEQLAAVEAEVRNQQEFLDIARLRFGLGMVTELDTLQAAVAAANLSPRLRQSQQGLRTAGARLNALMGSDPEAPLSIRNEQRVESDDVARATALDLAARRPDVQQAEVMSDLLRQSRRVQKSEMRPYLSMLGSFGYIGRRLKDLDDTGHDFWSASVALNVPLFDGLLTHGLVQQTEASILRTESERNGLLRQARVEVLDLLDGRDAARDNLRAAELNMARAEDLLETSILLLRHGKADYLTVLQSEAERSRARTNLIQARYDVLTTTASLKRAIGVSPLLPLAAVDGLVAGGSQ, from the coding sequence ATGAACATCGGACACCTGGCGCGCGCGGCGCTCATGGCCGCCGTCTGTCTGGGAGCGGCCTTCCCGGCGGCCGCTGCCGACGAGCCGGTTCCCGCGACCCTCGACCTCGGTCCCGGCGCCGTCATCGCGGCGCGCCCCGGGGCGGCCGAGACCCTCGACCTCGAGACCTGCGCGCAGCGCGCGCTGGCCGGCAACGACCTGCTGCAGGCCGAGCGCTTCCGCCGGCGCGAGCTCGACGGCCAGATGAAGCAGGCGCTCGCCACCGGCCTGCCGACCCTCGACGCCTCGGGTACCTGGTCGCGCGGCCGCGACCCGAGTTTCGCCCTGGACTCCAGTTTCGGCGGCGGCGACTCGGGCAGCGCCCTGATCGACAGCCTGTTCGGAGGGTTCAGCTTCATCCCGCCGCCCGAGGACATCCCGGCCCAGACCTACTGGCGCTCGAGCCTGAACCTGAGCTGGACCCTGAACCCGATCAAGATCCTCGGCGCGATCGGCGCCGCCGGCCAGGGCATCCGCCGCCAGGACCTGGCCCTGCTGGGCGTCGTGCACCAGACCGAACAGGACGTCGTGGCGGCCTACCACGGCGTCGTGCTGGCCGCCGAGCAGCTCGCCGCCGTCGAGGCGGAGGTCCGCAACCAGCAGGAGTTCCTGGACATCGCGCGCCTGCGCTTCGGGCTCGGGATGGTGACCGAGCTGGACACGCTGCAGGCCGCGGTCGCGGCGGCGAACCTGTCGCCGCGGCTGCGCCAGTCGCAGCAGGGGCTGCGCACCGCCGGCGCCCGGCTCAACGCCCTGATGGGCAGCGACCCCGAGGCACCGCTGAGCATCCGCAACGAGCAGCGCGTGGAGTCGGACGACGTGGCGCGCGCGACGGCCCTGGACCTGGCCGCGCGCCGGCCCGACGTGCAGCAGGCCGAGGTGATGAGCGACCTGCTGCGCCAAAGCCGGCGTGTGCAGAAGTCCGAGATGCGCCCCTACCTGTCGATGCTCGGCAGCTTCGGCTACATCGGCCGGCGCCTGAAGGACCTCGACGACACCGGCCACGACTTCTGGAGCGCCAGCGTGGCGCTGAACGTGCCGCTGTTCGACGGCCTGCTGACCCACGGCCTGGTCCAGCAGACCGAAGCCTCGATCCTGCGCACCGAGTCCGAGCGCAACGGCCTGCTGCGGCAGGCGCGCGTCGAGGTGCTCGATCTGCTCGACGGCCGCGACGCCGCCCGCGACAACCTGCGCGCGGCCGAGCTGAACATGGCCCGGGCCGAGGACCTGCTCGAGACCAGCATCCTGCTGCTGCGGCACGGCAAGGCCGACTACCTGACCGTGCTGCAGTCCGAGGCGGAGCGCTCCCGCGCCCGCACCAACCTGATCCAGGCGCGGTACGACGTGCTGACCACGACCGCGTCCCTGAAGCGCGCCATCGGCGTCTCGCCCCTGCTGCCCCTGGCGGCGGTCGACGGGCTCGTCGCGGGAGGTTCGCAGTGA